In Rickettsia endosymbiont of Gonocerus acuteangulatus, the following are encoded in one genomic region:
- a CDS encoding M23 family metallopeptidase encodes MFTRRNIFLLVALFFLQNCSTLEFSKDKTLLSTTSSKLEKKYNINHAELVVLYNLTNKNNKYLYAKNLGVVINDPKQNKIFLQKFHNKNPTELNNTAGLKISAIKELVTKLNSKYKFLSNAETSYFAKKTTHRNNMSELAKLDRIISKIPLMLPEYEPKITSHYGNRISPHKKKRKKKCFHNGIDLQAKKEAPIYASASGVVIKTARVRDYGNFIEIKHSHNFVTKYAHLKEIHVKEGTKVTRGQFIGTQGKTGNATGEHLHFEIILDNKPINPFDFIFNCRKS; translated from the coding sequence ATGTTTACCCGAAGAAATATTTTTTTACTAGTTGCTCTTTTTTTTCTTCAAAACTGTAGTACTCTTGAATTCTCTAAGGATAAAACACTACTTTCTACTACCTCTTCTAAATTAGAAAAAAAATATAATATAAATCATGCAGAATTAGTAGTTCTATATAATCTTACAAATAAAAACAATAAATATTTATATGCTAAAAATTTAGGTGTTGTAATCAATGATCCTAAACAAAATAAAATTTTCTTGCAGAAATTCCATAACAAAAATCCTACTGAACTTAATAACACTGCTGGCTTAAAAATATCTGCTATCAAAGAATTGGTTACGAAATTAAATTCAAAATATAAATTCCTTTCTAACGCAGAAACTAGTTATTTTGCTAAAAAAACCACTCACAGAAATAATATGTCTGAGTTAGCAAAACTTGATAGAATAATTTCTAAAATACCTCTCATGCTGCCAGAATACGAACCTAAAATCACTAGCCATTATGGCAATAGAATAAGCCCGCATAAAAAGAAACGAAAGAAAAAATGCTTTCATAATGGCATTGATTTACAAGCAAAAAAAGAAGCACCGATATATGCATCCGCAAGTGGAGTAGTAATTAAGACCGCTAGAGTACGTGATTACGGAAATTTCATTGAGATTAAACATTCGCATAATTTTGTTACTAAATATGCTCATTTAAAAGAAATACATGTTAAAGAGGGCACAAAAGTTACACGTGGTCAATTTATAGGCACTCAAGGAAAGACCGGTAATGCTACAGGTGAACATCTACATTTCGAAATTATATTAGATAATAAA